The DNA region GCCATATCCCTCAGATAGCGTTGGACTTTTTCATGCCGATCCTGATTCGCTGTTGCATCGGAAAGAAATTCAAAAATAGCCGCAGGAACAGCACCTTCTGACCAGGTATAAAAACTCCGCCGCTGTGGAAATTTATCAACACCAAAGACGACGTAAACATCGGGTGCGACGAATTTTGTGATGTCGCCTTCACGGTAGTAAATGAAACTGTCAATGCCAATGTAAATGTGTGGGTTGATCGCAAAGTATCGCGAGATTTGATCAGAAAAGATACGGATCTGATCAGCGTGAAATCCTGTCGCCGCCATCGGTTCATCGTCCTCACAAGGGTAGCCTTCAATGTAAATGGTGGGTTTTCCTGTTGCTTTTGGAAAAGTAGGCATATATTTTCTTTGTTTGAATTCAAATTCCTTTAGGGTATCCATGATCTCCTCCGTATCAGTGTTTGAGCGTCTTCACTTACATAAGGGAATGAAACCACTGTCAAACGTTTTGAAAATTGCCGAAACGTTTTCTATAATTTTAGCGAACCGCCTATTTTTTGTCAAGTAAAACACAAGGATTTTGGCTCGCAAACTCCAGCACATTGACGGATGTGTAAATATTTTACGGTTGGTTGCTTGTCTGTCCTATCGGAAAAATCTTGTAAAATCGCTGCCAATTTGTTAGACTATATCTCATGGATAAACAACAACCTATTATCCTTAATCAAGCAGAACTTGACTGGGAAACTTGGGACGATCCAGACCTCGCTGCCAAAAGTCCAATTCGTTGGAAGATCCTCATATCGGGTGAACGCGGACCCAGTAGTCGGCTTGCCACCGGAATAGCAGAGATGGCTCCGGGGACCTTGCTACCGCTCCATCACCATGAACCCGCGGAGACATATTATGTCATCAGTGGTTCTGGATATGTAACGGTAGACGATCGCGAAGCATCATTGGGCCCCGGAGCGTCGGTTTTCATACCCTCTAATGCCAAGCATTCACTCCGTTGCACCGGCACCGAGAAGTTGGTTTTCCTGTTCACCTTCGCAGCGGATCGGTTCGATGAAATCGTCTACCATTTCGATGTGTAATGCTTCTTTACCGAACAGTTTGAGAATGCTTCTAAGGTAAATTGTCGAGATGTCAACATTAAAAACAACAGACACTAAACCTATCATTTCCAATGCGGATGCCAGTCTGATAGACATCGGCGATGGCATCGCCCGGTTTGAATTGCATAGCAAGTTGAACATCATCGGGGACGAAATGCTGAAGATGTTCGATGCGGCGTTAGACGAGGTAGAAACGAACTATGCGG from Candidatus Poribacteria bacterium includes:
- a CDS encoding cupin domain-containing protein, whose product is MDKQQPIILNQAELDWETWDDPDLAAKSPIRWKILISGERGPSSRLATGIAEMAPGTLLPLHHHEPAETYYVISGSGYVTVDDREASLGPGASVFIPSNAKHSLRCTGTEKLVFLFTFAADRFDEIVYHFDV